The Synechococcus sp. RS9909 genomic interval ACCAGGTGGCGGCCGGATTTCTTGCTGCCGCTTTGGCCGGGTGTTGTTTGGGTTTTCTGCGCCACAACTTCAATCCGGCCCGGATCTTCATGGGGGATGGCGGTTCCTATTTTCTAGGATTCACTTTGGCCTCGATCAGCATTGTGGGGCCCGCCAAGGGGCTCACCACCGTCAGCCTGTTGCTGCCTCTGCTGATTCTGTCCTTGCCCCTCGCCGACATGAGTGCCGTGATCATGGGCCGGCTTCGGGAGGGGCGTTCACCCTTCTATCCAGACCGACGCCACCTGCACCATCGCCTGCTGCGGGCTGGCTTCAGTCATCGCCGCACGGTGCTGTTGATCTATGTGTTCACCCAATGGCTGGCGGCTCTGGCCATGGTGGTGGCCAATGTGGAGATGCGGTTTCTCTGGCTCGCCCTGGCCACGGCGATCCTGGTGGGAACGGTGGTGGTGCTGCGTCGTCGGCAGCAGGAGGAAGTGGCGGAGCGACAGCAGCTGGCCGCATATCCGTCCCACCATTCCGCCTCTGAACCGGTGGCGCATCCCGGCGGGTGCGCGGCTCCCCAGTCCCACGAGTAGGAGCGGCAATGGCGGCCAGGTCCAGCTCCAGGGGGGTTGAGCTGCTCTGCGTGGGCACGGAGTTGCTGCTCGGCAACATCCTCAATGGCAATGCCCGTTGGATTGCGGAGCAGTTGGCGTCACTCGGCATGCCCCATTTCCGTCAGTCGGTGCTTGGTGACAACCGCGAGCGTCTGATCGCTTTTGCGCGGGAGGCGGCGGAGCGTTCCCGGGTGCTGATCACCACAGGCGGGCTCGGTCCGACTCCGGATGACCTCACCGCTGAGGCTCTGGCCGCTGCCTTTGCGGTGCCACTGGAGGAGCGACCGGAGGTCTGGGCCGACATTGAGGCGAAGCTGGCCGCGCGCGGCAAGGTGCCCTCCCCCAGCCTGCGCAATCAGGCCCTGCTGCCCAAAGGCGCGGCTGTGCTTCCCAATCCCACCGGCACCGCCCCCGGAATGATCTGGACGCCTAGAGAGGGCTTCACGATCCTCACCTTTCCCGGAGTGCCCAGCGAAATGCGGGCGATGTGGACGGAATCCGCGGTTCCCTGGTTGCGTGCCGCGGCGCTGACGCAGGGGGTGATCGCCAGTCGTCAGCTGCATTTCTGGGGCATCGGTGAATCCAGGCTGGCCGAGCAGGTCGAGGATCTTCTCGCTGGCACCAATCCCACCGTGGCTCCTTACTCCGGTGGTGGCGAGGTGATGTTGCGGCTGACAGCCCAGGCGCCGTCGGAGCCGGAGGCCCAACGGCTGTTGGACCCCCTTGAGCAGGAGCTGCGGCAGCGCAGTGGTCGTCTGTGCTTCGGGCGGGATGGGGAGACGCTGGCGTCTGTTGTGCTCGCGCTCCTGCAGCACCGGGGCGAGACCCTGGCCGTGGCCGAATCCTGCACCGGAGGAGGGCTCGGCGCTGCCCTGACGGAGGTGCCGGGGGCTTCGGCTGTGCTTCTGGGCGGTGTTGTCGCCTATGCCGATGCTGTGAAGCAGCACCTCCTCGGAGTGCCGGCTGAGCTGCTCGCCTGCCATGGCGCCGTGAGTGATCCGGTGGCTGAGGCGATGGCGGAGGGCGTGCGCCGTTGCACCGGCGCCGACTGGGGTGTGGCGATCACCGGGATCGCCGGCCCAGGCGGTGGCTCGACGACGAAGCCGGTGGGTCTGGTGCACCTGGCTGTGGCGGGTCCGGACGGATGCCGCAGTGGAGCGGAGCGTTTCGGCTCCAGCCACGGCCGCAGTTGGGTGCGGCGCCTCAGCGTGGGTGAAGCGCTCAATCGCCTGCGCCTGCGCCTGCTCGATGCCCCCCCTGGCTGATGCGTTCACCTGTCGCCCGTCGCCCTCCCCATGCCAGCTCCTTGGCCGAGCTGCTGCAGAGCCTCGGGAGCGATGGCGACCAGGGCATGGCGGCATCTGCTGTGGCGCTGCGTCAGCAGCAGGAGGGCTGGAATCGGCTGTCTGAACGGCGGCGGCGGCCGTTGGCGCTGCGTTTTCTGCAGCAATTTCATGATCCGCTTCTCTACACCCTGCTGGCGGTGGGCGCCGTCAAGCTGCTCAGCGGGGCGCCCCGGGAAGCCCTGGCGGTCTGGAGCGTCACCCTGATCAATGGGGTGATCGGCTTTGTGCAGGAGAGCCGCGCCGAAACGGCGATTGCAGCCCTGGCCAGTGCGGTGCGCACGGAGGTGGAGGTGGTGCGGGAGGGCCAGCATCAGCGGCTGGCCTCCGACCAGCTGGTGCGTGGTGACCTCGTCTGCCTGGCGGCCGGCGACAAGGTGCCGGCGGATCTGCGCCTGGTGCGGGGGCGGGATCTGCGGGTGGATGAATCGGTGTTGACCGGTGAATCACTGCCGGTGAGCCGGGATCCGGCGCCGCTCCCGGCCGACACCCCCTTGCCAGAACGGGCCTCGATGCTGCATGCCGGCACTTTTGTGGTGGCCGGCCAGGGGGTTGCGGTCGTCACGGCGATCGGGGATGCCACCGAGGTGGGGAAAATCTCCACCTCTCTGCAGGATCAGCCGAGCCTGAGCACGCCGCTCACCCGACAGATTCAGCGTTTCGGACGCCGTCTGCTCCAACTCATCGTCGTCCTGGCGCTCGTGACCTTCGTGATCGGGGTCTGGCGGGGGCGCGAACCGCTGGAGATGTTCGATGGGGCCGTCGCCCTGGCGGTGGGTGCGATTCCGGAGGAACTGCCAGCGATCGTCACGATCATCCTGGCGATCGGCGTCCATCGCATGGCCGCGCGCAACGCGATCATCCGGCGCTTGCCGGCGGTGGAAGCCCTCGGCAGCACCACTGTGATCTGTTCCGACAAAACCGGCACCCTCACGGAGAACCGGATGACCGTGCAGGAGATCCATGCCGGTGGCGAGAGCCGTGCGCTCGCGTCCCTCTGGGCCGGCGATGGCGACGATGCGCTCCGTCGGAATCAGGCCCTGCGCGACACCCTGCTGGCCGGTCTGCTCTGCAATGACGCCAGCCTGGTGCGCGAGGACGGCGAGGCGGCGCAGGCGAGTCCGCAGGCGATCGGTGATCCCACGGAAACGGCTCTGTTGCTGGCGGCGGATCGCGCCGGATTCGATCAGCACCAGGTGCGGCACCATCACCCCCGGCTCGATGGCATTCCCTTTTCCTCTGAGCTGCAATTCATGGCCACCCTGCACGGCAGCCGTCGCATTCTTCTGAAGGGTTCGGTGGAGGCACTGCTGCCCCGCTGCAGTCGTCAACGCGCGGCCGATGGTGCCGCCGAGCCCCTGGATCGGCAGGCCGTTGAGGGCGCCGTGGCGGCGATGGCCTCCCGGGGGCTGCGGGTGCTGGCGTTTGCGATCGGCGTGCCCGAGCCCGATCAGGAGCGCCTCGAGCTCGAGCATGTGGAAAGCGGCCTCGACTTTCTCGGGCTTCAGGGCTTGATGGATCCACCTCGGACTGAGGCGATCCGCGCCGTGAGGGTCTGCCGCCGTGCCGGTATTCGCGTGGTGATGATCACCGGTGACCACGCCGGCACGGCCCGGGCGATCGCCGAGAGGTTGGGCCTCAGGGCCGACACCGTCCTGGAGGGACGGCAGCTGGAGGCTCTGGATGCGGCGGGGCTCGCTGAGGCGGTGAGCGGTTGCGATCTGTTTGCGCGGGTGGCTCCAGCCCAGAAGCTCGCCCTGGTGCAGGCCCTGCAGAGCCGGGGTGAGGTGGTGGCGATGACGGGGGATGGCGTGAACGATGCGCCGGCTCTGCGTCAGGCCGACATCGGCATCGCCATGGGACGCGGCGGCACGGAGGTGGCGCGCGAATCGGCAGCCATGCTTCTCACCGATGACAACTTCGCCACGATCGAAGCAGCCGTGGAGGAAGGGCGGGCGGTGTACGTCAACCTGCGTCGCACGCTGGCGTTTCTGCTGCCCGTCAACGGTGGGGCGTCGATGACAATCCTGCTCGGCGCCCTATTGGGGCTGGAGTTGCCGGTCACGGCTCTTCAGGTGCTTTGGCTCAACATGGTGAGTTCGCTCACCATGTCGGTGCCGCTTGCCTTTGAGCCCCCTGCTCCGGGGTTGATGGCCCGCCCGCCTCGCCCCGTGCATCAGCCCTTGCTGACCAGGCCGTTGCTGCTGCGGGTGCTTCTGGTATCGATCTTCAACTGGCTGTTGCTGTTCGGTCTGTTTTCCCTGGTGATCGAGCGCAGCGACGATCTGGCGTTGGCCCGCACGATGGCGGTGCAGGGCCTGGTGTTGTCTCAGGTGGTGTATCTGATCGGCATCAGTCGCATCAGCCATGGCCCCTGGCCTGGTGGCCCCACCTGGCGGCGCCTGCGCCAGGCTTCGGTGTTGCTGATCGGCCTGGCCCTGGCGCTTTGCCTGCAGGTGCTCTACAGCCAAAGCCATTGGCTGAACGCCTTCTTCGGCACGGTGCCTCTCAACCTGAACCAGTGGGGGGTGTGCATGGTGCCGATGCTGCTCATGCTTCCCCTCTCCGCCCTCACGCGCTGGCTTGATCCGATCGATCGCACCAACGTCACCACCTAGGGTGAAAGGCTTCTCAACTGGCCGGTATGAGCAGCGGCACGCTTTACGACAAGGTCTGGGATCTTCATCGTGTGGCCGAGCTGCCGGGGGGATCGACCCAGCTCTTCATCGGCCTTCACCTCATTCATGAGGTCACCAGTCCG includes:
- a CDS encoding competence/damage-inducible protein A, whose translation is MAARSSSRGVELLCVGTELLLGNILNGNARWIAEQLASLGMPHFRQSVLGDNRERLIAFAREAAERSRVLITTGGLGPTPDDLTAEALAAAFAVPLEERPEVWADIEAKLAARGKVPSPSLRNQALLPKGAAVLPNPTGTAPGMIWTPREGFTILTFPGVPSEMRAMWTESAVPWLRAAALTQGVIASRQLHFWGIGESRLAEQVEDLLAGTNPTVAPYSGGGEVMLRLTAQAPSEPEAQRLLDPLEQELRQRSGRLCFGRDGETLASVVLALLQHRGETLAVAESCTGGGLGAALTEVPGASAVLLGGVVAYADAVKQHLLGVPAELLACHGAVSDPVAEAMAEGVRRCTGADWGVAITGIAGPGGGSTTKPVGLVHLAVAGPDGCRSGAERFGSSHGRSWVRRLSVGEALNRLRLRLLDAPPG
- a CDS encoding HAD-IC family P-type ATPase, whose product is MRSPVARRPPHASSLAELLQSLGSDGDQGMAASAVALRQQQEGWNRLSERRRRPLALRFLQQFHDPLLYTLLAVGAVKLLSGAPREALAVWSVTLINGVIGFVQESRAETAIAALASAVRTEVEVVREGQHQRLASDQLVRGDLVCLAAGDKVPADLRLVRGRDLRVDESVLTGESLPVSRDPAPLPADTPLPERASMLHAGTFVVAGQGVAVVTAIGDATEVGKISTSLQDQPSLSTPLTRQIQRFGRRLLQLIVVLALVTFVIGVWRGREPLEMFDGAVALAVGAIPEELPAIVTIILAIGVHRMAARNAIIRRLPAVEALGSTTVICSDKTGTLTENRMTVQEIHAGGESRALASLWAGDGDDALRRNQALRDTLLAGLLCNDASLVREDGEAAQASPQAIGDPTETALLLAADRAGFDQHQVRHHHPRLDGIPFSSELQFMATLHGSRRILLKGSVEALLPRCSRQRAADGAAEPLDRQAVEGAVAAMASRGLRVLAFAIGVPEPDQERLELEHVESGLDFLGLQGLMDPPRTEAIRAVRVCRRAGIRVVMITGDHAGTARAIAERLGLRADTVLEGRQLEALDAAGLAEAVSGCDLFARVAPAQKLALVQALQSRGEVVAMTGDGVNDAPALRQADIGIAMGRGGTEVARESAAMLLTDDNFATIEAAVEEGRAVYVNLRRTLAFLLPVNGGASMTILLGALLGLELPVTALQVLWLNMVSSLTMSVPLAFEPPAPGLMARPPRPVHQPLLTRPLLLRVLLVSIFNWLLLFGLFSLVIERSDDLALARTMAVQGLVLSQVVYLIGISRISHGPWPGGPTWRRLRQASVLLIGLALALCLQVLYSQSHWLNAFFGTVPLNLNQWGVCMVPMLLMLPLSALTRWLDPIDRTNVTT